Proteins co-encoded in one Brassica rapa cultivar Chiifu-401-42 chromosome A02, CAAS_Brap_v3.01, whole genome shotgun sequence genomic window:
- the LOC117131848 gene encoding uncharacterized protein LOC117131848: protein MEVLCICGQWISKESLQWEFLVDLKRNASIISIEEDLLYEDLMKIVSEDFSVKEEEISLSYGFSLDMKCIIESFPPLSIGNTRQLRTFISKTRAFDGTCRLCVKVSTDPASCNTQASDTVASTVPLNANPAILSTVQSEKQSLLFEGVSTVPVNALPDFSTDSASCNIQASDTFASTVPLNANPVILSTVQSEKQSVLYEGVSTVPLNALPDFSPVHIGLSPNTRVAGDIKVNSYFKTKRELMLRMKKWALEWKFEYKTVSSNKSRVLLSCVDENCTWRMRAIKLPVSDFFVVKKYVHEHTCDTTHRKANHRQASAKLLGSLISSNYGEKKEGLKPKQIIEQVRMLHGVHINYKQAWRVREEAQILVRGTPEDSYYNLSRWLYKITETNPGSLTYQHVDAAGKFKYAFVAFGPSIRGFSLMRRVIAVDGTFLKGKFNGTLLAACAQDGNYHLYPLAFAVVDAENGASWKWFFRGLSQKIPDASDLVFVSDRANSISSALEDVYPLSHHGICRIHLLRNITPTYAKTGLLPLVESAADAYTCHEFWLIFKDIKDKCPELAKYLEESDFRKWARSYAPANRYNIMTTNIAESLNSMLKMPRELPIISLLETIRLTMTTWFFERREAAAKHKHLVTPKVVQKLVSRLGAAMLLNVYQVDRSEFEVKNETMKFVVDLEKRHCTCNVFDIDKIPCIHAIAAAKHIKRDENRFVDASHLTETWAKAYAESIHPGGELSTSTYPENIDELSCPPPATKKKSGRPPTKRKRSVGEFGVPGSKSQSHKCSRCGTGGHNKITCQRPIG, encoded by the exons ATGGAAGTTTTGTGCATCTGTGGACAATGGATCTCAAAAGAATCTCTCCAGTGGGAGTTTCTTGTTGATTTGAAGAGGAATGCATCAATCATTTCCATAGAAGAAGATCTACTGTATGAAGATTTGATGAAGATTGTCTCTGAAGATTTTAGTGTTAAAGAGGAAGAAATCAGTTTGAGTTATGGTTTTTCATTGGATATGAAATGTATTATTGAAAGTTTCCCCCCACTCTCGATAGGTAATACTCGTCAGCTCAGAACTTTCATTTCCAAGACTAGAGCATTTGATGGAACCTGTCGTTTGTGTGTTAAg GTTAGTACTGATCCAGCTAGCTGTAACACTCAAGCTTCTGATACAGTTGCTTCTACTGTTCCATTGAATGCCAATCCAGCGATTCTTTCTACTGTGCAGAGTGAAAAACAG AGTCTTCTATTTGAAGGTGTTTCTACAGTTCCTGTGAATGCTCTTCCGGATTTTAGTACTGATTCAGCTAGCTGTAACATTCAAGCTTCTGATACATTTGCTTCTACTGTTCCATTGAATGCCAATCCAGTGATTCTTTCTACTGTGCAGAGTGAAAAACAG AGTGTTCTATATGAAGGTGTTTCTACAGTTCCTCTGAATGCTCTTCCGGATTTTAGCCCTGTCCATATTGGACTTTCACCAAACACGAGAGTAGCTGGCGATATTAAGGTGAATAGCTATTTTAAGACAAAGAGAGAGTTGatgttgaggatgaagaaatGGGCTTTAGAGTGGAAGTTTGAGTACAAGACTGTCTCTTCTAACAAGTCAAGAGTGCTTTTGAGTTGTGTTGATGAAAATTGCACGTGGAGGATGCGTGCTATCAAGCTAcctgtttcagattttttcgtTGTTAAAAAGTATGTTCATGAGCATACATGCGATACAACACACAGGAAAGCCAACCACAGACAAGCATCTGCAAAGTTGTTGGGTTCTTTGATTTCCAGCAATTATGGAGAAAAAAAGGAAGGTCTCAAACCGAAACAGATCATTGAACAGGTCAGGATGCTGCATGGTGTTCACATCAATTACAAACAAGCTTGGAGAGTGAGAGAAGAAGCTCAGATTTTGGTTAGAGGGACTCCTGAAGACAGCTATTACAATTTGTCTAGGTGGTTGTATAAAATCACAGaaacaaaccctggttccttgaCTTATCAACATGTTGATGCTGCAGGAAAGTTCAAGTATGCATTTGTGGCTTTTGGTCCATCGATAAGGGGATTTTCATTGATGAGGAGAGTTATTGCAGTAGATGGTACATTTCTGAAGGGAAAATTCAATGGGACTTTATTGGCAGCTTGTGCTCAAGATGGGAATTATCATCTATATCCTCTCGCCTTTGCAGTGGTTGACGCAGAAAACGGCGCCTCTTGGAAATGGTTCTTTAGAGGTTTGAGCCAGAAGATCCCGGACGCTTCGGATCTTGTTTTTGTATCAGACAGGGCTAACTCCATTTCTTCAGCGTTGGAGGATGTATATCCCTTATCTCACCATGGAATTTGCAGGATCCATCTGCTCCGCAACATCACTCCTACATATGCGAAGACTGGGTTGCTACCTCTGGTGGAAAGCGCTGCTGATGCCTATACGTGTCACGAGTTCTGGTTAATCTTCAAGGACATAAAGGATAAATGTCCTGAATTGGCTAAGTATCTGGAAGAGTCTGATTTTAGGAAGTGGGCACGAAGCTATGCGCCTGCGAACAGGTATAATATCATGACTACCAACATTGCAGAGTCTCTCAATTCTATGTTGAAGATGCCTCGTGAGTTGCCCATTATCTCTCTCCTTGAAACTATCAGATTGACGATGACCACTTGGTTTTTTGAGCGACGCGAAGCGGCTGCGAAACATAAGCACCTGGTTACTCCAAAAGTTGTTCAGAAATTGGTATCTAGGTTAGGGGCCGCAATGTTGTTGAATGTGTATCAAGTTGATCGAAGCGAGTTTGAGGTGAAGAATGAAACAATGAAGTTTGTTGTTGACTTGGAGAAGCGGCATTGCACATGTAATGTTTTCGACATTGACAAGATCCCCTGCATCCATGCCATCGCTGCTGCTAAGCATATCAAGAGAGATGAAAACCGTTTTGTTGATGCTTCTCACTTGACAGAAACGTGGGCTAAAGCTTATGCTGAAAGCATACATCCTGGTGGAGAGTTGTCAACGTCCACCTATCCAGAGAATATTGATGAACTGTCTTGCCCACCTCCAgctaccaaaaagaaaagtggACGCCCTCctacaaagagaaagagatccgTTGGCGAGTTTGGGGTTCCTGGATCTAAATCTCAGTCCCACAAGTGCAGCAGATGTGGCACAGGAGGGCACAACAAGATCACATGCCAGAGGCCTATAGGATGA